The genomic stretch TAATGATTTACAATATCATCTACATAGTAGAACATTGTATTTACAAAGCATGTACCAACGTAACATAGTTCCATATAGGAACATGACGGCATTATACAGTCTAGAATGGTATACTAATAGAAGCACCGTAAGTATTGCCTTGTCCTCTAGAGTGGGTCACACCCAGTCCTCTCACACCGCTGGGGTGTTGGTATTGCAGGCCTCCCCCAACTGTCTGTCTATCTTCTGTCCACAGAACAACGCGAGAATTGAATGtactattgatttgaaatttacaaGCAACCACAGTGAATCATGCTAGCGCAAAATGTGGTGTAGCCTTCCATTACCTGGTTTTAATAAATCAACTGTAGGAATTTAGGTAAATACTATAACTTAGCACTAAAATAATCCATTAGGAAATATATGGAACAATGTACAAATTCTCATAAACGACCaggatttattacaaatttaatatattacagattacttattaataatatgatctacatagtagaacatttatatttacaaaaataatggtaACACTGTAGGACACGATAGCATTATACAATCTAGAATGGTATGCTGACAGAAGCACCGTAAGTATTGCCTTGTCCTCTAGAGTGGGTCACACCCAGTCCTCCTCTCACACCGCTGGGGTGTTGGTATTGCAGGCCTCCCCCTACTGTCTGCTGTCTGTTGTACGGTCCCCCGAACACTCGAGACCCGTGAACATTGGCGTCCACTTGACCATTGGAGCCTCTGTGTACCGGGATGTTGGCGTGGCCGTGCACTACTGTGCCACTCGGCCTCACT from Homalodisca vitripennis isolate AUS2020 chromosome 2, UT_GWSS_2.1, whole genome shotgun sequence encodes the following:
- the LOC124355457 gene encoding uncharacterized protein LOC124355457; the encoded protein is MQLSIVVFSVVAVVVVVGQDNRDWHIGADSVRPSGTVVHGHANIPVHRGSNGQVDANVHGSRVFGGPYNRQQTVGGGLQYQHPSGVRGGLGVTHSRGQGNTYGASVSIPF